The following coding sequences are from one bacterium SCSIO 12741 window:
- the alaS gene encoding alanine--tRNA ligase — MSAKVKNWDVNRIRKAFLEYFEGKGHKVVPSAPVVIKNDPTLLFTNAGMNQFKDVFLGNDNRAEKRVADAQKCLRASGKHNDLEEVGVDTYHHTLFEMLGNWSFGDYFKKEAIDMAWELLTQVYGIDPADLYITIFEGDKKDGTQADEEAREYWLNHLPADRILEFDKKDNFWEMGKTGPCGPCSEIHIDIRSEEEKKQQDARELVNMDHPQVIEIWNLVFIQYNRMADEKLVPLPSKHIDTGMGLERLAMVLQGKQSNYDTDVFSGLIGHLESLSGRSYASSEGKEEVAFRAISDHIRAVAFTIADGQLPSNNKAGYVIRRILRRAVRYGYSFLNLKEPFMYTLIPVLSEQMGESYPELRSQEQFIAQVIREEEEGFLRTLDKGIDRLQKILQNGNQVDGKSAFELYDTFGFPIDLTELIASEENASVDREGYEVELEKQKNRSRERNLLETDDWVELTGESTTGQFLGYDQLQADVQIQKYRKVNQKGKEFYQLVLDQTPFYPEGGGQVGDKGTLVFGDQTIAVFDTKKENDLIVHFTKELPADASLSGRATVYSGPRQDTASNHSATHLLHHVLRKHLGNHVEQKGSMVNKDYLRFDFSHFQKVSEEELATIEKEVNEWIDARVPLDERRSVPLAEAKGMGAMSLFGEKYGEEVRVIKFGDSIELCGGTHVGNTGDIKYFKITGESSISAGVRRIEAVTGQGAMALLEQKETTLDELMALLGNPKDIKASVSQLMEDKNKLEKKLAQFDEARKAELVQSLKNNAVSKDGMAIMSAVTDLDTKKVRDICFQLQKEVDGAVVVIGSKMADKAGLSVLIDKGLVEEKSLNAIQMIKEVSSLIRGGGGGQPFFATAGGKEPAGVDQAVEQIVSSL, encoded by the coding sequence ATGTCAGCGAAGGTGAAGAACTGGGATGTAAATCGAATCAGGAAGGCTTTTTTAGAGTATTTCGAAGGGAAAGGACATAAAGTAGTGCCATCGGCACCGGTTGTGATCAAAAATGACCCGACTCTGCTTTTTACGAATGCAGGGATGAATCAGTTTAAAGATGTGTTTCTCGGTAATGATAACCGAGCGGAAAAAAGAGTGGCTGACGCTCAAAAGTGTCTTCGCGCATCCGGAAAGCACAACGATCTGGAAGAAGTGGGTGTAGATACCTACCACCACACTTTATTTGAAATGCTGGGAAACTGGTCTTTTGGAGACTATTTCAAAAAGGAAGCCATTGACATGGCCTGGGAGCTTCTCACCCAAGTTTATGGTATTGATCCGGCAGATTTGTACATCACCATTTTCGAAGGAGATAAAAAAGACGGTACTCAAGCTGATGAAGAAGCTCGGGAATACTGGCTCAATCACCTTCCTGCCGATCGAATTTTGGAATTCGACAAAAAAGACAACTTCTGGGAGATGGGTAAAACGGGGCCTTGTGGACCATGTTCTGAAATCCATATCGACATTCGTTCAGAGGAAGAAAAGAAACAGCAAGACGCCCGTGAGTTGGTCAATATGGATCACCCGCAGGTCATCGAAATTTGGAACTTGGTGTTTATCCAATACAACCGCATGGCTGATGAGAAGTTGGTTCCCTTACCAAGCAAGCATATTGATACTGGAATGGGTCTTGAACGCTTGGCTATGGTTCTCCAAGGCAAGCAATCGAACTACGATACCGATGTTTTCTCAGGACTGATTGGCCACCTCGAATCTTTAAGTGGAAGATCGTATGCTTCCAGTGAAGGAAAAGAAGAAGTGGCTTTCCGAGCTATTTCCGATCATATCCGTGCCGTAGCCTTTACCATTGCCGATGGTCAGTTGCCATCCAATAACAAGGCGGGGTATGTTATCCGTCGTATTTTGAGAAGAGCGGTTCGCTACGGATACAGCTTCTTGAATTTGAAGGAGCCATTCATGTATACCTTGATTCCTGTGCTTTCTGAACAAATGGGAGAAAGCTATCCTGAATTGAGATCCCAAGAACAATTTATCGCTCAAGTGATTCGGGAAGAAGAGGAAGGCTTCCTTAGAACCTTGGATAAAGGAATAGATCGCCTTCAAAAGATTCTTCAAAACGGAAATCAAGTAGACGGAAAATCGGCATTTGAACTCTATGATACCTTTGGTTTCCCCATTGATTTGACCGAACTTATTGCCTCTGAGGAAAACGCTTCGGTAGACCGCGAAGGGTATGAAGTGGAGTTGGAAAAGCAAAAGAACCGCTCCCGAGAAAGAAACCTTCTGGAGACCGATGACTGGGTTGAACTTACCGGAGAAAGTACCACCGGGCAGTTTTTGGGGTATGATCAGTTGCAAGCCGACGTCCAAATTCAGAAATACCGGAAAGTAAACCAAAAGGGAAAAGAATTCTATCAGTTGGTACTTGACCAAACACCTTTTTATCCAGAAGGTGGTGGACAGGTAGGCGATAAGGGAACCTTGGTTTTTGGAGATCAAACAATTGCTGTGTTCGATACCAAAAAGGAGAACGACTTAATCGTACACTTTACCAAGGAATTACCTGCTGATGCAAGTCTTTCAGGTAGAGCAACCGTATACTCCGGACCACGTCAGGATACGGCCAGCAACCACTCTGCAACTCACTTGCTTCATCACGTTTTAAGAAAACATTTGGGTAATCATGTGGAGCAAAAAGGATCTATGGTAAACAAAGATTACTTGCGATTTGATTTCTCCCACTTTCAAAAAGTGAGCGAAGAAGAGTTAGCTACCATCGAAAAAGAGGTGAACGAATGGATCGATGCTCGTGTGCCTTTGGATGAAAGACGCTCGGTGCCTTTGGCGGAGGCTAAGGGAATGGGCGCCATGTCACTGTTTGGTGAGAAATACGGCGAAGAAGTGCGTGTGATCAAATTTGGCGACTCGATCGAACTCTGTGGAGGAACTCATGTGGGCAACACGGGTGATATTAAGTATTTTAAAATCACGGGTGAATCATCTATTTCCGCTGGAGTTCGAAGAATTGAAGCGGTAACCGGTCAGGGCGCTATGGCTTTATTGGAACAAAAAGAGACTACCCTGGATGAGTTGATGGCGCTTTTGGGAAATCCTAAGGACATTAAGGCTTCTGTATCTCAGTTGATGGAGGATAAGAACAAGCTTGAAAAGAAACTGGCTCAATTTGATGAGGCTCGCAAGGCTGAATTGGTTCAATCGCTCAAAAACAACGCGGTAAGCAAAGATGGCATGGCCATCATGTCGGCAGTAACCGATTTGGACACCAAGAAGGTGCGCGATATTTGCTTCCAGTTGCAAAAAGAAGTAGATGGAGCCGTCGTTGTAATCGGATCCAAAATGGCCGATAAAGCTGGTCTTTCCGTACTGATCGATAAGGGCTTGGTCGAAGAAAAATCGCTTAATGCTATCCAAATGATCAAGGAAGTTTCCAGCCTCATTAGAGGTGGTGGGGGAGGGCAACCTTTCTTCGCTACAGCTGGAGGAAAGGAACCTGCCGGAGTGGATCAGGCGGTAGAGCAGATCGTAAGCAGTCTTTAG
- a CDS encoding M23 family metallopeptidase — translation MKEKKYRYNRTTLSYERIQLTARDRLVRLTTYAFTGVVFASIFVLLTYFFIDSPKEKQLKRENAQLRLQYDLLDKDMDLVENVLADLERRDDDIWRVVLEAEPIPDNIRKAGFGGVNRHQHLEGYENSKLVIDAHKRMDQLKKELYIQSKSYDEVMDMAQKKEDMLASIPSIIPISNDDLKRVSSGFGMRIHPRLKILKMHPGQDFAANVGTEIYVTGNGKVVKIKNVRNGYGKHIVVDHGYGYQSLYAHLSEFKVKLGQKVKRGEVIGLSGNTGTSTGPHLHYEVIHNGKKINPVNFYYQDLTPQQYEEIIELSQMPLQSFD, via the coding sequence ATGAAAGAAAAAAAGTATCGGTATAACAGGACCACGCTTTCGTATGAGCGTATTCAGCTTACTGCTCGGGATCGATTAGTTCGTTTGACGACCTATGCGTTTACCGGAGTGGTGTTTGCTTCCATCTTTGTATTGCTTACTTACTTCTTTATTGACAGTCCCAAGGAAAAACAGCTTAAACGAGAAAATGCCCAGCTCCGCCTTCAGTATGATTTACTGGATAAGGACATGGACCTGGTGGAAAATGTTTTGGCAGACCTCGAGCGTCGCGATGACGATATTTGGCGTGTGGTTTTGGAGGCCGAACCGATTCCAGATAACATTAGAAAGGCTGGGTTTGGTGGAGTAAATCGTCACCAGCATTTGGAAGGTTACGAGAATTCAAAATTGGTTATCGATGCGCACAAGCGTATGGATCAACTCAAAAAGGAACTATACATCCAATCCAAATCATACGATGAGGTGATGGACATGGCCCAGAAGAAGGAAGACATGTTGGCCTCTATTCCATCCATCATTCCAATTTCGAACGATGACCTTAAGCGGGTAAGTTCAGGGTTTGGAATGCGAATCCATCCCCGTCTTAAAATTCTAAAGATGCATCCGGGACAGGACTTCGCCGCCAATGTTGGAACCGAGATTTATGTTACCGGAAACGGAAAAGTGGTTAAAATTAAAAATGTGCGAAACGGATATGGAAAGCACATTGTGGTAGACCACGGATACGGTTACCAAAGCCTATACGCTCACCTTTCCGAGTTTAAAGTTAAGCTGGGTCAGAAGGTAAAACGAGGAGAAGTTATAGGTCTTTCTGGTAACACCGGAACCTCAACCGGTCCGCACCTTCACTACGAAGTAATCCATAATGGAAAGAAGATCAATCCCGTGAACTTTTACTACCAGGATCTGACTCCCCAGCAATATGAGGAGATCATCGAATTATCGCAGATGCCACTTCAATCCTTTGATTGA
- a CDS encoding MerR family transcriptional regulator, which produces MPYREKEITKIYYTIGEVASRYEVNTSLIRFWEKEFDVIKPKKNKKGNRLFTPKDLENFDIIFRLVKEKGYTLDGAKRALKENKDAIQTENKLLKNLEKIRTELINLKSEV; this is translated from the coding sequence ATGCCTTACCGGGAAAAAGAAATAACCAAGATTTACTACACCATCGGCGAGGTAGCCTCCCGATACGAAGTAAACACTTCTTTAATCCGTTTTTGGGAGAAGGAGTTCGATGTCATTAAGCCCAAGAAGAACAAAAAGGGCAATCGCTTATTTACTCCAAAAGACTTAGAAAACTTTGACATCATTTTCCGATTGGTCAAGGAAAAAGGGTACACTTTGGATGGCGCCAAAAGAGCCTTAAAAGAGAATAAGGATGCTATTCAGACGGAAAATAAGTTGCTCAAAAACCTGGAAAAGATCCGTACCGAGCTGATCAACTTAAAATCTGAAGTTTAG
- the rfaD gene encoding ADP-glyceromanno-heptose 6-epimerase — MIVVTGAAGFIASCLVTRLNEAGFKELILVDDFSRESNRANYENKEYRELVDRNEFVDWLKENHKLTEFIFHIGARTDTTEFDRAIFDRLNLNYTKDIWNLCTEHGIPLVYASSAATYGMGELGYRDDHTIIPQLKPLNPYGDSKNEFDIWALEQENKPYFWAGLKFFNVYGPNEYHKGRMASVVMHAFKQIQETGGMKLFQSHNPDYKNGEQIRDFVYVKDVVEVLFFLMQNRKDSGIYNLGSGKARTFNDLVTATFAAMGKEPNISYIPTPLDIRDKYQYFTEADMSKLISIGYDRPFSSLEEGVSDYVINYLSDGSYY; from the coding sequence ATGATCGTAGTTACCGGAGCGGCCGGATTTATCGCCAGTTGCTTAGTCACCCGACTAAATGAAGCAGGTTTCAAGGAATTGATTTTGGTAGATGATTTCTCCAGGGAATCGAACCGGGCTAACTATGAGAATAAAGAATACCGCGAACTTGTAGATCGCAATGAGTTTGTGGATTGGTTGAAGGAAAATCACAAACTTACCGAGTTCATTTTCCATATCGGTGCGCGCACAGATACAACGGAGTTTGATCGAGCCATATTTGATCGGTTAAACCTGAACTACACCAAAGATATTTGGAACCTCTGTACCGAACACGGTATTCCTTTGGTCTACGCTTCTTCTGCGGCAACCTATGGAATGGGTGAGTTGGGTTACCGAGATGATCATACTATCATACCGCAGCTCAAGCCACTAAATCCTTACGGAGATTCCAAGAACGAATTTGATATCTGGGCCCTGGAGCAAGAAAATAAGCCTTACTTCTGGGCGGGTTTAAAATTCTTCAACGTATATGGACCTAATGAATACCACAAAGGACGAATGGCTTCTGTGGTGATGCATGCATTCAAGCAGATTCAGGAAACAGGTGGAATGAAACTATTCCAATCCCACAATCCGGATTACAAAAATGGCGAGCAAATTCGTGATTTCGTATATGTAAAAGATGTGGTGGAAGTGCTCTTCTTCCTCATGCAAAACCGAAAAGATTCAGGAATTTATAACCTGGGTTCAGGAAAGGCCAGAACCTTCAACGATTTGGTTACGGCAACCTTTGCTGCCATGGGTAAGGAACCCAATATTTCTTACATCCCGACTCCCTTGGATATCCGTGATAAGTACCAGTACTTCACTGAAGCAGATATGAGCAAGCTTATTTCTATTGGTTATGACAGACCCTTTAGCAGCTTAGAAGAGGGAGTAAGTGATTACGTGATAAATTACTTAAGCGACGGGAGTTATTACTAA
- a CDS encoding 6-carboxytetrahydropterin synthase: protein MIYITRRECFNAAHKLWKEDWSQEKNEAVFGKCANKNWHGHNFELLVTVKGEVNPDTGFVVDLKDLSKLIKDQVIEKVDHSNLNLDVDFMHGLMASTENLAMQIWAQLEEPIKGMGGILHCIKLTETENNYVEYYGN from the coding sequence ATGATCTATATTACACGAAGAGAGTGCTTTAACGCCGCCCACAAATTGTGGAAAGAGGACTGGAGTCAAGAGAAAAATGAGGCCGTCTTTGGAAAATGTGCTAACAAAAACTGGCACGGTCACAATTTCGAATTACTTGTGACGGTAAAGGGAGAAGTAAATCCTGATACCGGCTTTGTTGTGGATTTAAAAGATCTGAGTAAGCTCATTAAAGATCAGGTTATCGAGAAGGTTGATCACAGCAATCTCAACCTGGATGTGGATTTCATGCACGGACTTATGGCTTCTACTGAAAACCTGGCCATGCAAATCTGGGCCCAGCTGGAAGAACCAATTAAAGGCATGGGAGGAATTCTCCACTGCATTAAGCTGACCGAAACCGAGAACAACTACGTTGAATATTACGGAAATTAA
- the fabD gene encoding ACP S-malonyltransferase, whose amino-acid sequence MKAYVFPGQGSQFSGMGSDLYNQSETARELFEKANEILGFKITDIMFEGSDEELKQTKVTQPAIFLHSVILAKELGDSFQPDLVAGHSLGELSALVANGTLDFEDGLRLVSKRAMAMQKACEAEPSTMAAILGLDDEVVEKVCAEVDGIVVAANYNCPGQLVISGSIPAVNEACEKLTEAGARRALVLPVGGAFHSPLMEPARQELEEAIAQTEFKAGVCPVYQNVTASAVTDPEEIKANLIKQLTAPVRWTQTMQQMIADGTAEFVEVGPGAVLRGLVKKVDRKIPTSSAEILA is encoded by the coding sequence ATGAAAGCATACGTTTTTCCTGGACAAGGATCACAGTTTTCCGGCATGGGATCGGATTTGTACAATCAAAGCGAAACTGCCCGCGAATTATTCGAAAAGGCCAATGAAATTCTTGGTTTTAAAATCACGGATATCATGTTCGAAGGCAGCGATGAAGAATTGAAACAAACCAAGGTTACTCAGCCTGCAATTTTCTTGCATTCCGTAATTCTCGCCAAAGAATTGGGCGATAGTTTTCAGCCTGATTTGGTAGCTGGTCACTCCCTGGGAGAATTGTCTGCCTTGGTAGCCAATGGCACCCTCGATTTTGAAGATGGATTGCGTTTGGTATCTAAGCGTGCTATGGCCATGCAGAAAGCCTGTGAGGCAGAGCCGTCAACAATGGCCGCCATCTTGGGATTAGATGATGAGGTCGTAGAAAAAGTATGCGCAGAAGTAGACGGCATCGTTGTCGCAGCTAACTACAACTGCCCAGGCCAGCTGGTTATTTCTGGTAGCATTCCAGCCGTAAATGAAGCCTGCGAAAAATTAACCGAAGCCGGTGCTCGTCGTGCACTTGTTTTGCCTGTTGGTGGAGCCTTCCATTCTCCTTTGATGGAGCCTGCACGTCAGGAATTGGAAGAAGCCATTGCTCAAACGGAGTTTAAAGCTGGAGTTTGTCCAGTATACCAAAACGTAACAGCATCTGCTGTAACGGATCCGGAAGAAATCAAGGCAAACCTGATTAAGCAATTGACAGCCCCAGTTCGCTGGACACAAACTATGCAACAAATGATTGCTGACGGAACTGCTGAATTTGTTGAGGTGGGCCCAGGCGCTGTACTTCGCGGATTGGTAAAGAAGGTAGATCGTAAGATTCCTACCAGCTCTGCTGAAATCCTAGCTTAA
- a CDS encoding YifB family Mg chelatase-like AAA ATPase, with amino-acid sequence MLTKIYGSAIIGVHAQTITIEVNAFKGVKYYLVGLPDNAVKESQFRIRSALSQSGYKMPGKKIIINMAPADLKKEGACFDLPIALGILQASGQMDAEHLSKYVIMGELSLDGGLQPLRGALSMAVQARKEGFKGIILPQANAREAAVVEGIDVYGAERLQDVVQFLTTGLGLVPTVLSYSGLSSSKNLYADLPDMEDVKGQSTARRGLEIAAAGGHNILLIGPPGVGKSMLAKRIPSILPPLSLQEALETTQVHSIAGQLDAQSALMTQRPFRSPHHTVSHVALAGGGSNPLPGEISLAHNGVLFLDELPEFQRQALEVLRQPLEDRKVSISRTRLSVEYPSSFMLVASMNPSPSGNFYSPNDPESDPWHVVRRYLSKVSGPLLDRIDIHVEVTPVSIDDLTSKPLGEKSESIRERVIQAREIQEKRFKRIKKVHCNAQLTPKMIRKHCDIEPTAEKLLRKAIDKMDLSARAYTRILKVSRTIADLRGEKLIQELHIAEAVRYRCMDRPYYRI; translated from the coding sequence ATGCTAACCAAAATCTATGGGAGCGCCATCATTGGCGTGCACGCCCAAACCATTACCATCGAAGTTAATGCATTTAAAGGAGTCAAGTATTATTTAGTTGGACTTCCTGACAACGCCGTGAAAGAAAGTCAATTTCGAATTCGGTCCGCCTTGTCTCAATCGGGTTACAAAATGCCCGGCAAAAAAATCATCATCAACATGGCACCTGCCGACCTCAAAAAGGAAGGTGCTTGTTTTGATCTACCCATTGCCTTAGGCATTCTTCAAGCTTCCGGGCAGATGGATGCGGAACACCTTTCCAAGTATGTGATCATGGGAGAGCTCTCCCTGGACGGTGGCCTTCAGCCTCTAAGAGGCGCACTATCCATGGCCGTTCAAGCCCGGAAGGAAGGATTCAAAGGCATCATTCTTCCCCAAGCCAATGCTCGGGAAGCAGCCGTGGTGGAGGGGATAGATGTTTATGGTGCGGAACGACTTCAGGATGTGGTTCAATTTCTTACCACCGGTCTTGGACTGGTTCCCACAGTTTTATCCTATTCCGGGTTATCCTCCAGTAAAAACCTCTATGCCGATCTTCCTGATATGGAAGATGTTAAAGGTCAATCCACCGCGAGAAGAGGTTTAGAAATTGCGGCGGCAGGCGGCCACAACATTTTGCTTATAGGACCTCCGGGAGTAGGTAAATCGATGCTGGCCAAACGAATCCCGAGCATACTTCCTCCCCTCTCTTTGCAGGAAGCTCTCGAAACCACCCAGGTTCACTCAATCGCCGGGCAATTGGATGCCCAATCCGCTCTCATGACCCAGCGCCCCTTTCGATCTCCGCATCATACGGTTTCTCATGTGGCCTTGGCGGGAGGTGGCAGCAATCCTCTGCCTGGAGAAATTTCTTTGGCTCACAACGGGGTTCTTTTTCTGGACGAGTTACCTGAATTTCAGCGACAAGCTCTTGAAGTGCTTCGTCAGCCTCTGGAGGATCGAAAGGTATCCATTTCGAGAACCCGGCTTTCAGTAGAGTATCCTTCCTCTTTTATGCTCGTCGCCTCCATGAATCCTTCTCCGAGTGGAAACTTCTATTCACCAAATGATCCGGAATCCGATCCCTGGCATGTAGTCCGAAGGTACCTAAGCAAGGTATCCGGCCCGCTGCTCGACCGAATCGATATTCATGTAGAAGTTACTCCGGTATCTATTGATGATCTTACCAGCAAACCACTGGGTGAAAAATCGGAGAGCATCAGAGAACGCGTCATCCAAGCACGGGAGATTCAGGAAAAACGGTTCAAGCGGATCAAAAAAGTGCATTGCAATGCTCAACTCACACCGAAGATGATTCGCAAACATTGTGACATTGAGCCTACGGCTGAAAAGCTGCTCCGGAAAGCCATTGACAAGATGGATCTATCGGCACGAGCATATACCCGAATTTTAAAGGTATCGCGCACCATAGCGGACCTGAGAGGAGAAAAACTCATTCAGGAATTGCACATAGCCGAGGCCGTTCGATACCGGTGTATGGACCGCCCATATTACCGGATTTAG
- a CDS encoding DUF983 domain-containing protein: MIGKGTKLYSIFGLKCPKCHEGDLFPNKNPYKLDKFFEMHSECPNCGLKYEREPGFYYGAMYVSYGVAVAWMVSVFVAMYVISDWISAEFNLEWYLAVSIGSLIAIAPLMFKVSRSIWINMFVHYDPKYKEPKATANPSADSVA; this comes from the coding sequence ATGATTGGTAAGGGAACAAAATTATACAGCATCTTCGGGCTTAAGTGCCCCAAATGCCATGAGGGAGATCTATTCCCCAACAAGAATCCATACAAACTGGATAAGTTTTTTGAGATGCATTCGGAATGCCCGAATTGCGGCTTGAAATATGAACGAGAGCCTGGATTTTATTACGGAGCTATGTACGTATCCTACGGGGTCGCGGTAGCTTGGATGGTCTCTGTTTTTGTGGCTATGTATGTCATTTCTGATTGGATATCGGCAGAGTTTAATTTGGAGTGGTACTTGGCTGTATCAATCGGAAGTTTGATTGCGATTGCTCCATTGATGTTTAAGGTTTCAAGATCGATTTGGATCAATATGTTTGTGCATTACGATCCAAAGTACAAGGAGCCTAAAGCAACGGCTAATCCTTCAGCCGATAGCGTAGCGTAA
- the aroB gene encoding 3-dehydroquinate synthase: protein MNYPIVIGDISFESLQLFLAENFEGYQKIILCDENTEEASLMRIDFEGVPDLIGAETMTVPPGEESKSFAIVEQLVEAMLESGLTRKTLILNLGGGMVGDLGGFLASIYKRGIPFIQIPTSLLAMVDASVGSKTAINVGGIKNQAGVFSDPQGVFIYPGFLETLPERELKSGYAEMLKHALISDAEYWKTLTSRDWGQNEDWEALIRQSVDIKSAIVESDPLEKGPRKALNFGHTFGHALETLSHAAEKPLLHGEAIAFGIMLEAGLSQMHCGLSAQEYGEICEFISEHFGYLNPPKFAFESWVQIMRADKKNSSDKINFTLLTGIGAHEINREFEEAELQTVIDEFNAIDFSSEN, encoded by the coding sequence ATGAATTACCCGATTGTAATTGGGGATATCTCTTTTGAGTCCCTACAGCTTTTTTTGGCTGAAAATTTTGAAGGTTACCAGAAAATCATCCTGTGTGATGAGAACACCGAGGAAGCCAGCTTGATGCGAATTGATTTCGAGGGAGTGCCCGATCTCATTGGCGCGGAAACGATGACGGTTCCACCAGGAGAAGAGTCGAAGAGTTTTGCCATTGTTGAGCAGTTGGTTGAAGCTATGCTGGAATCTGGGTTAACCCGTAAAACACTCATCCTTAACTTAGGTGGAGGTATGGTTGGAGACTTAGGCGGTTTTTTGGCATCCATTTACAAGCGAGGAATTCCATTTATTCAAATCCCTACGTCTTTGTTGGCCATGGTAGATGCCTCTGTTGGTAGTAAAACGGCAATTAATGTAGGTGGAATTAAGAATCAAGCCGGCGTGTTTTCTGATCCACAAGGCGTTTTCATTTATCCGGGATTTTTGGAAACCCTTCCTGAAAGGGAATTGAAATCCGGGTACGCAGAAATGCTAAAGCACGCTTTGATTTCAGATGCCGAATACTGGAAAACCCTTACTTCAAGAGATTGGGGCCAGAACGAGGATTGGGAAGCTCTAATTCGGCAATCTGTGGACATTAAATCCGCCATTGTTGAATCCGACCCATTGGAAAAAGGGCCGAGAAAAGCCTTGAATTTTGGGCATACCTTTGGTCATGCCCTCGAAACACTTTCCCATGCTGCCGAAAAGCCTTTACTTCATGGTGAGGCCATTGCTTTTGGAATAATGTTGGAAGCCGGACTGTCTCAAATGCATTGTGGATTGTCGGCTCAGGAGTATGGTGAGATTTGTGAATTCATCAGTGAACATTTTGGATACTTGAATCCACCCAAATTTGCTTTTGAATCCTGGGTTCAAATTATGCGAGCCGACAAGAAGAATTCGTCAGACAAAATCAATTTTACCCTGCTTACGGGTATTGGAGCTCATGAAATCAATCGGGAATTTGAGGAGGCAGAACTTCAAACGGTCATCGATGAATTCAATGCCATTGATTTTTCAAGCGAGAATTAG
- a CDS encoding alanine dehydrogenase → MNLHSDELRRLSESAAFSPKEQLQAIENQKDTIFFGIPKETSFQERRVALTPDAVALMVAHGHRVIVESKAGNGSNFSDNEFIQAGAEIAEDSRRLYKEANIIMKVAPPSLAEIELMQTGQTLISALQLSTQPKNSLQRLMDKKITAIAWDFIQDEDGVYPIVRAMGEIAGNTSILIAAELLSQAPNSQKAMLGGITGVPPTEVVILGAGTVGEYAARAALGLGASVRLFDRSMAKLRRLQNDIGVRLNTCTMHPDSLAQALSTCHVAIGAVRSDTGRTPCLVTEEMVNNMSYGSVIVDVSIDQGGCFETSEVTTHEHPICTKYGVIHYGVPNIPSRVSRTASKALSNIFSPILIKFGEQGSLVNVLRNFEGVRNGVYLYKGTLTSNALANSFDLPFRDLKMLLGMF, encoded by the coding sequence ATGAATTTGCACTCAGACGAACTGCGCCGCTTATCGGAATCAGCAGCGTTCTCGCCCAAGGAACAACTTCAGGCCATTGAAAACCAAAAAGACACTATTTTTTTTGGAATTCCCAAGGAAACTTCTTTTCAAGAGAGAAGGGTTGCCTTAACACCGGATGCGGTTGCCTTGATGGTAGCTCATGGACATCGGGTTATAGTGGAAAGCAAGGCCGGTAACGGATCCAATTTTAGCGACAATGAATTTATTCAAGCTGGAGCTGAAATTGCTGAAGATTCCAGAAGGCTTTACAAGGAGGCCAACATCATTATGAAGGTGGCTCCACCGTCCCTGGCCGAGATTGAGCTGATGCAAACCGGGCAGACTTTGATTTCTGCTCTTCAATTAAGCACCCAGCCTAAGAATTCTCTGCAACGCCTGATGGACAAGAAAATCACGGCTATTGCCTGGGATTTTATTCAGGATGAAGATGGCGTTTATCCCATCGTGAGAGCTATGGGTGAAATTGCAGGAAACACGTCCATACTTATTGCTGCTGAGTTGCTCAGCCAGGCCCCCAATAGCCAAAAGGCGATGTTGGGCGGAATCACTGGTGTGCCACCAACCGAGGTAGTTATCCTGGGAGCGGGTACCGTAGGTGAATATGCAGCACGTGCTGCCCTTGGTCTTGGAGCCTCCGTCCGTTTGTTTGATCGGTCGATGGCTAAGTTGAGAAGGTTGCAAAATGATATTGGAGTACGCTTAAATACTTGCACCATGCATCCGGATAGTCTGGCTCAGGCCTTATCTACTTGCCATGTGGCTATTGGAGCGGTTCGTTCTGATACGGGTCGCACGCCTTGTTTGGTGACCGAAGAAATGGTAAACAACATGAGCTATGGTTCGGTAATCGTGGATGTGTCTATCGATCAAGGCGGATGTTTCGAAACGTCTGAAGTAACGACTCATGAGCACCCCATCTGCACCAAGTATGGAGTGATCCATTATGGTGTACCCAATATTCCAAGTCGGGTATCGAGAACGGCCAGTAAAGCCCTGAGTAATATTTTTTCTCCTATCCTCATTAAGTTTGGTGAGCAGGGTAGCCTGGTCAATGTCCTGAGAAATTTTGAAGGAGTTAGAAATGGCGTGTATCTCTATAAGGGAACACTCACCAGCAATGCTCTGGCCAATTCCTTCGACCTGCCCTTCCGTGATTTGAAGATGTTACTGGGAATGTTTTAA